One region of Neisseria mucosa genomic DNA includes:
- a CDS encoding 30S ribosomal protein S8 → MSMHDPISDMLTRIRNAQRANKVAVAMPSSKLKCAIAKVLKEEGYIEDFSVSADAKPVLEIQLKYYAGRPVIEQIKRVSRPGLRIYKASSEIPNVMNGLGIAIVSTSKGVMTDRKARSEGVGGELLCIVA, encoded by the coding sequence ATGAGTATGCATGATCCTATTTCCGATATGTTGACTCGTATTCGTAATGCGCAACGTGCCAATAAGGTAGCAGTTGCCATGCCTTCCTCTAAATTAAAGTGTGCAATTGCAAAAGTCTTGAAAGAAGAAGGTTATATCGAGGATTTTTCGGTTTCTGCTGATGCGAAGCCGGTATTGGAAATTCAATTGAAATATTATGCAGGCCGTCCTGTGATTGAGCAAATTAAACGTGTTTCACGTCCAGGTTTGCGTATTTACAAAGCTTCTAGCGAAATTCCTAATGTTATGAATGGATTGGGTATCGCTATTGTTAGTACTTCTAAAGGTGTGATGACTGACCGTAAGGCTCGTTCTGAGGGCGTCGGCGGTGAGTTGTTGTGCATCGTAGCCTAG
- a CDS encoding 50S ribosomal protein L3, which yields MTLGLVGRKVGMTRVFDEQGVSVPVTVLDMSANRVTQVKSKDADGYTAVQVTFGQKKANRVNKAEAGHFAKAGVEAGRGLIEFALTEEKLAELKAGDEITVSMFEVGQLVDVTGTSKGKGFSGTIKRHNFGAQRTSHGNSRSHRVPGSIGMAQDPGRVFPGKRMAGQYGNTKATVQKLEVVRVDAERQLLLVKGAVPGAVNSDVVVRPSVKVGA from the coding sequence ATGACTTTAGGTCTGGTTGGACGCAAAGTTGGTATGACCCGCGTGTTCGACGAACAGGGTGTTTCTGTTCCGGTAACCGTTTTGGATATGTCTGCCAACCGCGTTACACAAGTAAAATCCAAAGATGCTGACGGCTATACTGCCGTTCAAGTTACCTTTGGTCAGAAAAAAGCTAACCGTGTCAATAAAGCCGAAGCTGGGCACTTTGCAAAAGCAGGTGTTGAAGCCGGTCGCGGTTTGATCGAGTTTGCTTTGACTGAAGAAAAACTGGCTGAATTGAAAGCCGGTGACGAAATCACCGTTTCCATGTTTGAAGTCGGTCAATTGGTCGATGTAACCGGTACCTCTAAAGGTAAAGGTTTCTCCGGTACGATCAAACGTCATAATTTCGGTGCCCAACGTACTTCCCACGGTAACTCCCGTTCTCACCGTGTTCCAGGTTCTATCGGTATGGCGCAAGACCCAGGTCGCGTGTTCCCCGGTAAACGCATGGCCGGTCAATACGGTAACACCAAAGCAACTGTCCAAAAACTGGAAGTTGTACGTGTTGATGCAGAACGCCAACTGCTGTTGGTTAAGGGTGCTGTTCCGGGTGCGGTCAACAGCGATGTTGTAGTTCGTCCTAGCGTGAAAGTAGGTGCGTAA
- a CDS encoding 30S ribosomal protein S3: MGQKINPTGFRLAVTKDWASKWFAKSTDFSAVLKQDIDVRNYLRKKLANASVGRVVIERPAKSARITIHSARPGVVIGKKGEDIEVLKRDLQALMGVPVHVNIEEIRKPELDAQIIADGIAQQLEKRVQFRRAMKRAMQNAMRSGAKGIKIMTSGRLNGADIARSEWYREGRVPLHTLRANVDYATSEAHTTYGVLGLKVWVYTEGNVKTSAKPEHEKKQRKAGGRNAAAN, encoded by the coding sequence ATGGGACAAAAGATTAACCCTACAGGCTTTCGCCTGGCGGTAACTAAAGACTGGGCTTCAAAATGGTTTGCTAAAAGCACCGACTTTTCTGCTGTTTTGAAACAAGACATTGATGTTCGTAACTACCTGCGTAAAAAATTGGCGAATGCTTCTGTTGGTCGCGTAGTTATTGAACGTCCTGCAAAATCTGCACGCATTACCATCCACTCTGCCCGTCCAGGCGTAGTAATTGGTAAAAAAGGTGAGGATATCGAAGTTCTGAAACGTGATTTGCAAGCCTTGATGGGCGTGCCTGTTCATGTGAATATCGAAGAAATCCGTAAACCTGAATTGGATGCACAAATTATTGCTGATGGTATTGCTCAGCAATTGGAAAAACGCGTTCAATTCCGCCGTGCTATGAAACGCGCTATGCAAAATGCTATGCGTTCAGGAGCAAAAGGTATCAAGATTATGACCTCAGGTCGTCTGAATGGTGCAGATATTGCTCGTAGCGAATGGTATCGTGAAGGTCGAGTACCTCTGCATACTTTGCGCGCAAACGTAGATTATGCAACTAGCGAAGCTCATACTACTTATGGCGTGCTGGGTCTGAAAGTTTGGGTCTATACTGAAGGTAATGTAAAGACTTCAGCTAAACCTGAGCATGAAAAGAAACAAAGAAAGGCAGGTGGACGTAATGCTGCAGCCAACTAG
- a CDS encoding 30S ribosomal protein S17: MSENKNVRTLQGKVVSDKMDKTVTVLVERKVKHPLYGKIIRLSTKIHAHDENNQYGIGDVVVIAESRPLSKTKSWVVKELVEKARTV, translated from the coding sequence ATGAGCGAAAATAAAAATGTTCGTACTTTGCAAGGCAAAGTGGTAAGCGACAAAATGGACAAAACTGTGACAGTATTGGTTGAGCGTAAAGTAAAACATCCTCTGTACGGTAAAATTATCCGTTTATCAACTAAAATCCATGCCCATGATGAAAATAATCAATATGGAATTGGCGATGTTGTAGTAATTGCGGAATCTCGTCCACTGTCAAAAACCAAATCTTGGGTTGTTAAAGAACTGGTTGAGAAAGCACGTACTGTTTAA
- a CDS encoding 30S ribosomal protein S5 translates to MAKHEIEERGDGLIEKMVAVNRVTKVVKGGRIMAFSALTVVGDGDGRIGMGKGKSKEVPVAVQKAMDQARRSMIKVPLKNGTIHHEVIGRHGATKVFMQPAKEGSGVKAGGPMRLVFDAMGIHNISAKVHGSTNPYNIVRATLDGLSKLYTPADIAAKRGLTVEDILGANHD, encoded by the coding sequence ATGGCAAAACATGAAATTGAAGAACGTGGTGACGGCCTGATTGAAAAAATGGTCGCAGTTAATCGCGTGACTAAAGTAGTTAAAGGTGGTCGTATCATGGCTTTCTCTGCGCTAACTGTTGTTGGTGATGGGGATGGTCGTATTGGTATGGGTAAAGGTAAGTCAAAAGAAGTGCCGGTAGCTGTTCAAAAAGCAATGGATCAGGCTCGTCGCTCTATGATTAAAGTACCTCTAAAAAATGGTACGATTCATCATGAGGTTATTGGACGTCATGGCGCTACTAAAGTCTTTATGCAACCCGCTAAAGAAGGTAGTGGTGTAAAGGCAGGTGGTCCTATGCGCTTAGTTTTTGATGCTATGGGTATTCATAACATTTCTGCTAAAGTGCATGGTTCTACAAACCCTTATAACATTGTACGAGCTACATTAGACGGCTTGTCTAAGTTATATACACCTGCTGATATCGCTGCTAAACGTGGCCTAACAGTGGAAGACATTTTGGGAGCAAACCATGACTGA
- the rplV gene encoding 50S ribosomal protein L22, translating to MRVNAQHKNARISAQKARLVADLIRGKDVAQALNILTFSPKKGAELIKKVLESAIANAEHNNGADIDELKVVTIFVDKGPSLKRFQARAKGRGNRIEKQTCHINVTVGN from the coding sequence ATGAGAGTAAATGCACAACATAAAAATGCCCGTATTTCAGCTCAAAAAGCTCGTTTGGTAGCTGATTTGATTCGCGGTAAAGACGTTGCCCAAGCTTTGAATATTTTGACTTTCAGTCCTAAAAAAGGTGCTGAGTTAATTAAGAAAGTATTGGAATCAGCTATTGCTAATGCCGAGCACAATAACGGTGCCGACATTGATGAGTTGAAAGTGGTCACTATCTTTGTTGACAAAGGTCCAAGCTTGAAACGTTTCCAAGCTCGTGCCAAAGGTCGCGGTAACCGCATTGAAAAACAAACTTGTCATATCAATGTGACAGTGGGCAACTAA
- a CDS encoding 30S ribosomal protein S14 translates to MAKKALINRELKRQALAKKFAAKREAIFAVINDANATEEERFEARLKFQSIPRNAAPVRQRRRCALTGRPRGTFRKFGLGRIKIREIAMRGEIPGVVKASW, encoded by the coding sequence ATGGCTAAGAAAGCACTTATTAATCGTGAACTGAAACGTCAAGCTCTGGCGAAAAAGTTTGCAGCCAAACGTGAGGCAATTTTTGCTGTTATTAATGATGCGAATGCAACTGAAGAGGAGCGTTTTGAAGCTCGTCTGAAATTCCAATCCATTCCGCGTAATGCAGCTCCTGTACGTCAACGCCGTCGTTGTGCTTTGACAGGTCGTCCTCGTGGTACTTTCCGTAAATTCGGTTTGGGTCGTATTAAAATCCGTGAAATCGCTATGCGTGGCGAGATTCCCGGTGTTGTTAAAGCTAGCTGGTAA
- a CDS encoding 50S ribosomal protein L30 — protein sequence MTEQKKIKVTLVKSLIGTIESHRACARGLGLRHREHTVEVLDTPENRGMINKISYLLKVES from the coding sequence ATGACTGAGCAAAAAAAGATTAAAGTTACATTGGTGAAGAGCCTGATTGGTACAATTGAATCTCATCGTGCATGTGCTCGTGGTTTAGGTTTACGCCATCGTGAGCATACAGTAGAGGTTTTAGATACCCCTGAAAACCGTGGTATGATTAACAAAATCAGCTACTTGTTGAAAGTGGAGTCTTGA
- a CDS encoding 30S ribosomal protein S19 produces MARSLKKGPYVDLHLLKKVDAARASNDKRPIKTWSRRSTILPDFIGLTIAVHNGRTHVPVFISDNMVGHKLGEFSLTRTFKGHLADKKAKKK; encoded by the coding sequence ATGGCTCGTTCATTGAAAAAAGGCCCATATGTAGACCTGCATTTGCTGAAAAAAGTAGATGCTGCTCGTGCAAGCAACGACAAGCGCCCGATTAAAACTTGGTCTCGTCGTTCTACCATTCTGCCTGATTTTATCGGTCTGACCATTGCTGTACACAACGGCCGCACCCATGTGCCCGTGTTTATCAGCGATAACATGGTTGGTCATAAATTAGGCGAATTCTCATTGACCCGTACCTTTAAAGGCCACTTGGCTGATAAAAAGGCTAAAAAGAAATAA
- a CDS encoding 50S ribosomal protein L18: MDKHTTRLRRARKTRARIADLKMVRLCVFRSNNHIYAQVISAEGDKVLAQASTLEAEVRGSLKSGGNVEAAAVVGKRIAEKAKAVGVEKVAFDRSGFQYHGRVKALAEAARENGLSF, encoded by the coding sequence ATGGATAAACATACAACCCGACTCCGTCGTGCACGCAAAACCCGTGCACGTATTGCGGACTTGAAAATGGTAAGATTATGTGTGTTCCGTAGCAATAATCATATTTATGCTCAAGTAATTAGTGCTGAAGGTGATAAAGTATTGGCTCAAGCCTCTACATTGGAAGCTGAAGTGCGTGGTAGTCTGAAATCTGGTGGCAACGTCGAGGCGGCTGCAGTAGTAGGAAAGCGCATTGCTGAGAAAGCTAAAGCAGTAGGCGTAGAAAAAGTTGCTTTTGATCGTTCAGGTTTCCAATATCACGGTCGTGTGAAAGCTTTGGCTGAAGCTGCACGTGAAAATGGTTTAAGCTTCTAA
- a CDS encoding 50S ribosomal protein L2, producing the protein MAIVKMKPTSAGRRGMVRVVTEGLHKGAPYAPLLEKKNSTAGRNNNGHITTRHKGGGHKHHYRVVDFKRNKDGIPAKVERIEYDPNRTAFIALLCYADGERRYIIAPRGIQAGAVLVSGAEAAIKVGNTLPIRNIPVGTTIHCIEMKPGKGAQIARSAGASAVLLAKEGAYAQVRLRSGEVRKINVDCRATIGEVGNEEQSLKKIGKAGANRWRGIRPTVRGVVMNPVDHPHGGGEGRTGEAREPVSPWGTPAKGYRTRNNKRTDNMIVRRRYSNKG; encoded by the coding sequence ATGGCAATCGTTAAAATGAAGCCAACTTCTGCAGGCCGTCGCGGCATGGTTCGCGTGGTAACAGAAGGTTTGCACAAAGGTGCGCCTTATGCACCTTTGCTCGAAAAGAAAAATTCTACTGCCGGTCGTAACAATAATGGTCATATCACCACTCGTCACAAAGGCGGCGGTCATAAACACCATTACCGTGTTGTAGACTTTAAACGTAACAAAGACGGTATCCCTGCAAAAGTAGAGCGTATCGAATACGATCCTAACCGTACTGCTTTCATTGCACTGTTGTGCTATGCAGACGGTGAGCGTCGCTATATCATCGCTCCTCGCGGTATTCAAGCCGGTGCTGTATTGGTTTCCGGTGCTGAAGCTGCCATCAAAGTAGGTAACACTCTGCCGATCCGCAACATTCCCGTTGGTACGACTATCCACTGTATCGAAATGAAACCTGGTAAAGGTGCTCAAATTGCACGTTCTGCCGGCGCTTCTGCGGTATTGTTGGCTAAAGAAGGCGCATACGCTCAAGTCCGTCTGCGCTCTGGCGAAGTTCGTAAAATCAACGTAGATTGCCGTGCAACCATCGGTGAAGTCGGTAACGAAGAGCAAAGCCTGAAGAAAATCGGTAAGGCCGGTGCCAATCGTTGGCGCGGTATTCGTCCGACCGTTCGTGGTGTTGTCATGAACCCTGTCGATCACCCGCATGGTGGTGGTGAAGGTCGTACCGGTGAAGCTCGCGAACCGGTTAGCCCATGGGGTACTCCTGCTAAAGGCTACCGCACTCGTAATAACAAACGCACGGATAACATGATTGTTCGTCGTCGTTACTCAAATAAAGGTTAA
- a CDS encoding 50S ribosomal protein L15 produces the protein MFLNSIQPAEGATHARRRVGRGIGSGLGKTGGRGHKGQKSRSGGFHKVGFEGGQMPLQRRLPKRGFKSLTAAANAEIRLSELNLLAVNEIDVLVLKQAGLVPTTVSNVKVIASGELSKAVVLKGIKATKGAKAAIEAAGGKVEE, from the coding sequence ATGTTTCTAAATTCTATTCAACCTGCTGAGGGGGCTACCCACGCTCGTCGTCGTGTAGGTCGTGGTATCGGTAGTGGTTTAGGTAAAACTGGTGGCCGTGGTCATAAAGGTCAAAAAAGCCGTTCTGGTGGTTTTCATAAAGTAGGTTTCGAAGGCGGTCAAATGCCTTTGCAACGTCGCCTGCCAAAACGTGGTTTCAAATCTTTGACTGCTGCTGCTAACGCTGAGATTCGTTTGAGTGAATTGAACTTACTCGCTGTGAATGAGATTGATGTATTAGTTCTCAAGCAAGCTGGGTTGGTTCCTACAACTGTTTCCAATGTGAAAGTTATTGCCTCTGGTGAGCTTTCAAAAGCTGTTGTCCTGAAGGGTATTAAAGCCACTAAAGGGGCTAAAGCAGCAATTGAAGCTGCTGGTGGTAAAGTGGAAGAATAA
- a CDS encoding 50S ribosomal protein L5, which yields MARLREFYKDTVVPELIKQFGYKSVMEVPRIEKITLNMGVGEAVADKKVMEHAVSDLEKIAGQKPVVTVARKSIAGFKIRDNYPVGCKVTLRRDQMFEFLDRLITIALPRVRDFRGVSGKSFDGRGNYNMGVREQIIFPEIEYDKIDALRGLNITITTTAKTDEEAKALLSLFKFPFKG from the coding sequence ATGGCTCGTTTGAGAGAGTTTTATAAAGATACAGTTGTTCCTGAACTGATTAAACAATTTGGTTACAAGTCAGTAATGGAAGTTCCCCGTATTGAAAAAATTACTTTAAATATGGGTGTCGGAGAAGCTGTTGCTGATAAAAAAGTTATGGAGCATGCGGTATCTGACTTAGAGAAAATTGCTGGTCAAAAACCAGTCGTTACTGTTGCTCGTAAATCTATCGCAGGTTTTAAGATTCGCGATAATTATCCTGTCGGTTGCAAAGTAACATTGCGCCGTGATCAAATGTTTGAATTCTTGGATCGTTTGATTACTATTGCATTACCTCGTGTACGTGACTTCCGTGGTGTAAGTGGCAAATCATTTGATGGTCGTGGTAATTACAACATGGGTGTTCGCGAGCAAATCATTTTCCCGGAAATTGAATACGATAAAATTGATGCTTTGCGTGGTTTGAATATTACTATTACAACTACTGCAAAAACTGATGAGGAAGCTAAAGCTTTATTGTCACTGTTCAAGTTTCCGTTTAAAGGATAA
- a CDS encoding 50S ribosomal protein L29, with product MKANELKDKSIEQLNADLLDLLKAQFGLRMQNATGQLGKPSELKRVRRDIARIKTILTEKGAK from the coding sequence ATGAAAGCAAATGAATTGAAAGACAAATCTATTGAGCAATTAAATGCAGATTTGTTGGACTTGTTGAAAGCTCAGTTTGGCTTACGTATGCAAAACGCAACTGGTCAATTGGGTAAGCCAAGCGAATTAAAACGTGTACGTCGCGATATTGCTCGTATTAAAACCATTTTAACTGAAAAAGGTGCTAAGTAA
- a CDS encoding 50S ribosomal protein L14 — protein MIQMQTILDVADNSGARRVMCIKVLGGSKRRYASVGDIIKVAVKDAAPRGRVKKGDVYNAVVVRTAKGVRRPDGALIKFDNNAAVLLNNKLEPLGTRIFGPVTRELRTERFMKIVSLAPEVL, from the coding sequence ATGATTCAAATGCAGACCATCTTAGATGTGGCTGATAACTCTGGTGCGCGTCGTGTGATGTGCATCAAAGTGTTGGGCGGATCTAAGCGTCGCTACGCTTCTGTTGGCGATATTATTAAAGTCGCAGTTAAAGATGCGGCCCCGCGTGGTCGTGTTAAAAAAGGTGATGTATACAATGCAGTTGTTGTTCGTACTGCTAAAGGTGTGCGTCGTCCTGATGGTGCGTTGATTAAATTCGATAACAATGCCGCCGTGTTGTTAAACAATAAACTTGAACCTCTGGGTACCCGTATTTTTGGTCCGGTAACCCGCGAGTTGCGTACTGAGCGATTTATGAAAATCGTTTCATTGGCGCCTGAAGTGTTATAA
- a CDS encoding 50S ribosomal protein L4, which translates to MELKVIDAKGQVSGSLSVSDALFAREYNEALVHQLVNAYLANARSGNRAQKTRAEVKHSTKKPWRQKGTGRARSGMTSSPLWRKGGRAFPNKPDENFTQKVNRKMYRAGMATILSQLARDERLFAIEALTAETPKTKVFAEQVKNLGLEQVLFVTKQLDENVYLASRNLPNVLVLEAQQVDPYSLLRYKKVIITKDAVAQLEEQWV; encoded by the coding sequence ATGGAATTGAAAGTAATTGACGCTAAAGGACAAGTTTCAGGCAGTCTGTCTGTTTCTGATGCTTTGTTCGCTCGCGAATACAATGAAGCGTTGGTTCATCAGCTGGTAAATGCCTACTTGGCAAACGCCCGCTCTGGCAACCGCGCTCAAAAAACCCGTGCCGAAGTAAAACACTCAACCAAAAAACCATGGCGTCAAAAAGGTACCGGTCGTGCCCGTTCCGGTATGACTTCATCTCCGCTGTGGCGTAAAGGTGGTCGTGCGTTCCCGAACAAACCCGACGAAAACTTCACTCAAAAAGTAAACCGTAAAATGTACCGTGCCGGTATGGCGACTATCCTGTCCCAATTGGCCCGTGACGAACGTTTGTTTGCTATCGAAGCGTTGACTGCTGAAACTCCTAAAACCAAAGTTTTTGCTGAACAAGTGAAAAATCTGGGTCTGGAGCAAGTGCTGTTTGTAACCAAACAGCTCGATGAGAATGTTTACTTGGCTTCACGCAACTTGCCAAACGTGTTGGTTTTGGAAGCTCAACAAGTTGATCCTTACAGCTTGCTGCGTTACAAAAAAGTAATCATCACTAAAGATGCAGTTGCACAATTAGAGGAGCAATGGGTATGA
- a CDS encoding 50S ribosomal protein L24 has protein sequence MNKIIKGDQVVVITGKDKGKQGQVVRVLGGKVVVEGVNVVKRHQKPNPMRGIEGGIVSKEMPLDISNVAILNPETNKADRVGIKLVENEGKIKRVRFFKSNGSVIGA, from the coding sequence ATGAATAAAATCATTAAAGGTGACCAAGTTGTTGTGATCACTGGTAAGGATAAAGGTAAGCAAGGTCAAGTAGTTCGCGTATTGGGTGGTAAAGTTGTTGTTGAAGGTGTTAACGTTGTAAAACGTCACCAAAAACCTAATCCGATGCGTGGTATTGAGGGTGGTATTGTTTCCAAAGAAATGCCGTTGGATATTTCTAATGTCGCAATCCTGAATCCGGAAACTAATAAAGCAGACCGTGTTGGTATTAAACTGGTTGAGAATGAAGGCAAAATTAAGCGCGTTCGTTTCTTCAAATCAAATGGCTCTGTTATTGGAGCATAA
- a CDS encoding preprotein translocase subunit SecY has product MANQQSLSGLSKFGDLKKRLTFLLGALVVFRIGAHIPVPGVDAVALAKLYESAGNGILGMLNMFSGGSLERFSIFAIGIMPYISASIIVQLASEIVPSLKALKKEGEAGRKIITKYTRYGTVLLAVLQSFWAASSVYKQGVVVTTALEFYISTVVCLVTGTMFLMWLGEQITERGIGNGISLIITAGIVSGIPSGLVQLLTLSERSMLMAVSIVIGILLLIYAVVYFESAQRKVPVHYAKRQIGSGVMQGSNTHMPFKLNMAGVIPPIFASSIILFPSTLLSWFGSNDTGSLLHKIAGLLQHGQALYILLFTVTIIFFCYFYTALVFSPKEMAENLKKSGAFVPGIRPGKQTSQYLEQVVLRLTLFGALYITTICLIPEFLTTALNVPFYLGGTSLLILVVVTMDFSTQINSYRMTQQYESLMSGLDMKSLSRK; this is encoded by the coding sequence GTGGCTAATCAACAATCTTTATCAGGCTTGTCCAAATTTGGAGATCTGAAAAAACGTCTAACGTTTCTTTTAGGGGCGTTAGTTGTTTTTCGTATTGGTGCCCATATCCCTGTACCTGGCGTAGATGCTGTTGCTTTAGCTAAATTATACGAAAGCGCTGGGAACGGCATACTAGGCATGTTGAACATGTTTTCTGGTGGTTCGTTAGAGCGCTTTAGTATATTTGCAATTGGTATCATGCCTTATATTTCGGCATCGATTATTGTTCAGCTTGCTTCTGAGATTGTTCCTTCTTTAAAAGCTTTGAAGAAGGAAGGTGAGGCTGGTAGGAAAATAATTACGAAATATACTAGGTATGGGACGGTATTATTGGCTGTATTGCAAAGCTTTTGGGCTGCATCATCTGTCTATAAACAAGGTGTTGTTGTAACGACTGCGCTTGAGTTTTATATTTCTACAGTAGTCTGTTTGGTTACTGGTACTATGTTTCTGATGTGGTTAGGGGAGCAAATTACCGAGCGTGGTATTGGTAATGGTATTTCTTTGATCATTACAGCAGGCATTGTATCGGGTATCCCATCCGGTTTAGTTCAGTTATTAACTTTGTCTGAACGTTCTATGTTGATGGCAGTATCAATTGTGATTGGTATTTTGCTGTTGATCTATGCTGTAGTTTATTTTGAGAGTGCTCAGCGTAAAGTTCCTGTGCATTATGCGAAACGCCAAATTGGTAGTGGTGTAATGCAAGGTTCTAATACGCATATGCCCTTTAAGTTGAATATGGCAGGCGTCATTCCTCCTATTTTTGCGTCAAGTATTATTTTGTTTCCATCCACTTTGTTAAGCTGGTTTGGTTCTAATGATACAGGTAGTTTGTTGCATAAAATTGCTGGTTTGCTTCAGCATGGGCAAGCTTTATATATTTTGTTATTTACAGTGACAATTATTTTCTTCTGCTATTTTTATACAGCCTTGGTTTTTAGCCCAAAAGAAATGGCAGAGAATTTGAAGAAAAGCGGTGCTTTTGTGCCGGGAATTCGACCTGGTAAGCAAACTTCTCAGTATCTGGAGCAGGTTGTATTGCGCCTCACTTTGTTTGGTGCATTATATATTACAACTATTTGTTTAATTCCAGAATTTTTGACAACAGCTTTGAATGTTCCTTTTTATTTGGGTGGTACATCTTTACTGATTTTAGTCGTGGTGACAATGGACTTTAGTACCCAAATTAACTCTTACCGCATGACTCAGCAATATGAGAGTTTAATGAGCGGTCTTGATATGAAATCTTTATCACGTAAGTAG
- a CDS encoding 50S ribosomal protein L23, which yields MGMNQQRLTQVILAPIVSEKSNVLAEKRNQMTFKVLANATKPEIKAAVELLFGVQVASVTTVTTKGKTKRFGRTLGRRSDVKKAYVSLAAGQELDLEAAAAAADKE from the coding sequence ATGGGTATGAATCAACAACGTTTGACTCAAGTGATTTTGGCACCTATCGTTTCTGAAAAAAGCAACGTATTGGCTGAAAAACGCAACCAAATGACGTTTAAAGTTTTGGCAAATGCAACCAAACCTGAAATCAAAGCTGCTGTTGAGCTGCTGTTCGGTGTTCAAGTTGCTTCTGTAACTACCGTTACCACTAAAGGTAAAACTAAGCGTTTTGGTCGTACTTTGGGCCGCCGCAGCGATGTTAAAAAAGCTTATGTAAGCTTGGCTGCCGGTCAAGAGTTGGATTTGGAAGCCGCTGCTGCAGCTGCAGATAAGGAATAA
- a CDS encoding 50S ribosomal protein L6, which produces MSRVAKNPVTVPAGVEVKFGTEALVIKGKNGELVFPLHSDVAIELNDGKLTFAAKNDSKQANAMSGTARALVNNMVKGVSEGFEKKLQLIGVGYRAQAQGKVLNLSLGFSHPIVYEMPEGVSVQTPSQTEIVLTGADKQVVGQVAAEIRAFRSPEPYKGKGVRYVGEVVVMKEAKKK; this is translated from the coding sequence ATGTCACGTGTCGCAAAAAACCCAGTGACTGTTCCTGCTGGTGTAGAAGTAAAATTTGGAACAGAAGCATTGGTTATCAAGGGTAAGAATGGTGAGTTGGTCTTTCCTTTGCATTCTGATGTCGCCATTGAATTAAACGATGGTAAATTAACTTTTGCTGCAAAAAATGACAGTAAGCAGGCAAATGCTATGTCAGGTACTGCTCGTGCATTAGTTAATAATATGGTTAAAGGTGTTTCAGAAGGTTTTGAGAAAAAACTACAATTGATTGGTGTGGGTTACCGCGCTCAAGCTCAAGGCAAAGTTTTGAATTTGTCTTTGGGTTTTTCTCATCCAATCGTATATGAAATGCCTGAAGGTGTTTCTGTTCAAACTCCTAGCCAAACAGAGATCGTTTTGACTGGTGCAGATAAACAAGTAGTTGGTCAAGTCGCTGCTGAAATTCGTGCATTCCGTTCTCCTGAGCCTTATAAAGGTAAGGGTGTTCGTTATGTAGGTGAAGTGGTAGTGATGAAAGAAGCCAAGAAAAAATAA
- a CDS encoding 50S ribosomal protein L16, with product MLQPTRLKYRKQQKGRNTGIATRGNKVSFGEFGLKAVGRGRLTARQIEAARRTMTRHIKRGGRIWIRVFPDKPITEKPIQVRMGGGKGNVEYYIAEIKPGKVLYEMDGVPEALAREAFELAAAKLPIPTTFVVRQVGQ from the coding sequence ATGCTGCAGCCAACTAGACTGAAATACCGCAAGCAACAAAAAGGTCGCAATACTGGTATTGCTACCCGCGGTAACAAAGTAAGTTTCGGTGAGTTCGGTTTGAAAGCCGTTGGTCGCGGTCGTTTGACTGCCCGCCAAATCGAAGCTGCTCGTCGTACAATGACTCGCCACATTAAACGTGGTGGTCGTATTTGGATTCGTGTATTCCCTGATAAACCAATTACTGAAAAACCTATTCAAGTTCGTATGGGTGGCGGTAAAGGTAACGTGGAATATTACATTGCCGAAATCAAACCAGGCAAAGTGTTGTATGAGATGGACGGTGTTCCAGAGGCTTTGGCTCGTGAAGCATTTGAATTAGCTGCTGCCAAATTGCCTATTCCTACGACCTTTGTAGTAAGACAGGTAGGTCAATAA